Proteins co-encoded in one Ensifer sp. PDNC004 genomic window:
- a CDS encoding nucleoside hydrolase produces the protein MGVWIDTDMGFDDIAAVLVVLHAGEEIDGVSLVFGNTPLDRVKRNAASAARAFDWAFPIHEGRALPVLGKLETAERILGEAGMPTAGLTLPEADALPVRDAFAALCSWLEQDGPKRVLALGPLTNLAALCLARPDLASRITDLTWMGGGVTSGNHTASAEFNAFADPEALAIVIAHGLPLRMVDLDLCRKVFAYPDDVAPIRSAGGAHAALIADLLAGFISIGTSRGRPGMAIYDPCAAVAFVNPGAISFRKARIDVELGGTLTRGRTVVETRESHAIFNAEYAVDAHVETTRAQILGALMKEAQK, from the coding sequence ATGGGTGTCTGGATCGATACGGACATGGGGTTCGACGACATTGCCGCCGTGCTTGTCGTCCTTCATGCCGGTGAAGAGATCGACGGCGTTTCGCTCGTCTTCGGCAACACGCCGCTCGACCGGGTGAAGCGCAATGCAGCCAGTGCCGCGCGCGCCTTCGACTGGGCTTTCCCAATCCACGAAGGCCGTGCCCTTCCGGTGCTCGGCAAGCTCGAAACTGCCGAACGCATCCTTGGCGAAGCCGGCATGCCGACGGCGGGATTGACGCTGCCGGAGGCCGACGCCTTGCCGGTAAGGGACGCCTTTGCGGCACTTTGCTCCTGGCTGGAGCAGGACGGGCCGAAGCGCGTTCTGGCACTCGGACCGCTCACCAATCTCGCTGCCCTTTGCCTTGCCCGTCCGGACCTGGCCAGCCGGATCACCGATCTGACCTGGATGGGCGGCGGCGTCACCAGCGGCAACCATACGGCATCCGCCGAGTTCAACGCCTTTGCCGACCCGGAAGCGTTGGCGATCGTCATCGCGCATGGCCTGCCGCTGCGCATGGTCGATCTCGATCTTTGCCGCAAGGTCTTTGCCTACCCCGATGACGTCGCGCCGATCCGTTCGGCGGGTGGCGCCCACGCGGCCCTCATCGCCGATCTGCTTGCCGGCTTCATCTCGATCGGCACCAGCCGCGGCCGGCCGGGCATGGCGATCTATGATCCTTGCGCTGCCGTTGCCTTCGTCAATCCGGGCGCAATCTCGTTTCGCAAGGCGCGCATCGATGTCGAACTCGGCGGGACGCTGACGCGCGGGCGCACCGTCGTCGAAACACGGGAAAGCCATGCGATCTTCAATGCCGAATATGCTGTCGATGCCCATGTCGAGACGACGCGGGCACAAATCCTGGGCGCCCTGATGAAGGAAGCGCAGAAGTGA
- a CDS encoding ABC transporter permease: protein MFQNRAEALALALPAAVFAAIVFLAPVVILLAEGFRSADSWSLSAYTTFFSDPLNRTVFLRTFRLGLMVTVVSAVIGYAAAFAIVNLSPRNKGQMIGLVVLPLMISSVARTYAWIVILGRTGIVNQALQLVGLSDEPIRFLFTETAVFIGLLQLFLPLMILSLISALENMPKDAIPAARVLGANWFQVFFKVILPLTKEGLVIGGTLVFTGSLTAYITPAILGGSKVLMLETLLYQRVTVANDFVAASVIAFILIVMSFAANLLLKRLATARNKR from the coding sequence ATGTTCCAGAACCGCGCCGAAGCCCTGGCGCTCGCTCTGCCCGCAGCGGTCTTTGCGGCGATCGTCTTTCTGGCGCCGGTGGTGATCCTGCTGGCGGAAGGCTTTCGCAGCGCCGACAGCTGGTCGCTGTCGGCCTATACGACCTTCTTTTCCGATCCGCTGAACCGCACCGTCTTCCTGCGCACCTTCCGGCTCGGCCTGATGGTTACCGTCGTTTCGGCGGTCATCGGCTATGCCGCGGCCTTTGCGATCGTCAATCTGTCGCCGCGCAACAAGGGACAGATGATCGGCCTCGTCGTGCTGCCGCTGATGATCTCGTCGGTCGCGCGCACCTATGCCTGGATCGTCATTCTTGGCCGCACCGGCATCGTCAACCAGGCGCTCCAGCTCGTCGGCCTTTCGGATGAGCCGATCCGCTTCCTCTTCACCGAGACAGCCGTGTTCATCGGCCTGCTGCAGCTGTTCCTGCCGCTGATGATCCTGTCCTTGATCAGCGCGCTCGAGAACATGCCGAAGGATGCGATCCCGGCCGCCCGCGTTCTCGGCGCCAACTGGTTCCAAGTGTTCTTCAAGGTGATCCTGCCGCTGACCAAGGAAGGCCTTGTGATCGGCGGAACGCTGGTTTTCACCGGTTCGCTCACCGCCTATATCACGCCTGCGATCCTCGGCGGTTCCAAGGTTCTGATGCTTGAAACGCTGCTCTACCAGCGCGTCACCGTCGCCAACGACTTCGTCGCCGCAAGCGTCATCGCGTTCATCCTGATCGTCATGAGCTTTGCCGCCAATCTTCTCCTGAAACGGCTTGCCACTGCGAGGAACAAGCGATGA
- a CDS encoding ABC transporter ATP-binding protein, with protein MSDAPFLSLEKLTLAYGDTVAVKDLDLSIRKGELVAFLGPSGCGKTTTMRSIAGLLSPASGAIKLDGADITRVSANKRSVGLVFQSYALFPHLTVFENVAFGLRLKKLPAADIERKVTAGLKSVGLSKFSARKPGELSGGQQQRVALARSMVMEPKVLLLDEPLSNLDARLRLEMRTELQRVQKETGVTMIFVTHDQGEALSLADRIVVMLNGAIEQIGTPEDIYNRPISRFVADFVGFENIFAVGGGKLKAENGPIDLSGSLPPDTAGLAWRPRMVTLGSGPFQGTVRGASFSGSTREYLLDTPLGAIKAEEDAALAARETGSAIAFDLPVEKAARLKKFG; from the coding sequence ATGTCTGACGCCCCCTTCCTCAGCCTTGAAAAACTGACGCTCGCCTATGGCGATACCGTTGCAGTGAAGGACCTCGACCTTTCGATCCGCAAGGGCGAACTGGTGGCCTTCCTTGGGCCCTCCGGCTGCGGCAAGACGACGACGATGCGCTCGATCGCCGGCCTGCTGTCGCCGGCCTCAGGCGCGATCAAGCTCGATGGCGCCGACATCACCCGCGTGTCCGCCAACAAGCGCTCCGTCGGCCTCGTCTTCCAGTCCTACGCGCTCTTCCCGCACCTGACCGTGTTCGAAAATGTCGCTTTCGGCCTGCGGCTGAAGAAGCTGCCGGCTGCCGATATCGAGAGGAAGGTGACGGCTGGCCTCAAGTCCGTCGGGCTTTCGAAGTTCTCCGCACGTAAGCCGGGCGAGCTTTCGGGCGGCCAGCAGCAGCGTGTGGCGCTGGCGCGTTCCATGGTGATGGAACCGAAGGTGCTGCTTCTCGACGAGCCACTGTCGAACCTCGACGCGCGTCTGCGCCTCGAAATGCGCACGGAACTGCAGCGGGTGCAGAAGGAAACCGGCGTCACGATGATCTTCGTCACCCACGACCAGGGCGAGGCCCTGTCGCTGGCGGACCGCATCGTTGTCATGCTGAACGGCGCGATCGAGCAGATCGGCACCCCCGAGGATATCTACAATCGCCCGATCTCGCGCTTCGTCGCCGATTTCGTCGGCTTCGAAAACATCTTTGCCGTCGGGGGCGGCAAGCTGAAGGCCGAAAACGGCCCGATCGATCTTTCCGGATCCCTGCCGCCTGACACGGCAGGGCTTGCGTGGCGTCCGCGCATGGTGACCCTTGGTTCAGGTCCTTTCCAAGGCACTGTGCGCGGAGCCTCTTTCTCCGGCAGCACGCGCGAGTATCTGCTCGATACGCCGCTCGGCGCCATCAAGGCGGAAGAGGATGCAGCGCTTGCAGCCCGTGAAACCGGTTCTGCCATCGCCTTCGACCTGCCGGTCGAGAAGGCCGCGCGCCTCAAGAAGTTCGGGTAA
- a CDS encoding M20 aminoacylase family protein gives MRLPDGITDDLTFLTDFRRDLHAHPELGFEEVRTSDLVAKWLEEAGLKVHRGLGKTGVVGTLQVGNGTRSIGLRADMDALAMPEIADRPYKSREAGKMHACGHDGHTTMLLGAARHLAKTRNFSGTVHFIFQPAEEGRGGAKRMVEDGLFNLFPCDAVYGLHNMPGLDPDEMAVVAGPQLASSDSWRITFRGVGTHGAKPHLGRDPVTAAGTFLASLQSIVGRVVDPLQPAVVSACSVRAGDPKALNVIPDIVEIGGTARAYTPEVRDQLETEIGRLARGTAEMYGISVDYEFERRIPPVVNDADATARALSAAQAVFGKKTRTTFPPSTAGDDFAFFGLEAPGCYVWLGNGPAVDGALHHNTAYDFNDEAIGPGAAFWSTLVEQELAQAE, from the coding sequence ATGCGCCTGCCAGACGGAATAACCGACGACCTCACCTTCCTCACCGACTTCCGTCGCGACCTGCATGCCCATCCGGAACTCGGCTTCGAGGAGGTACGCACCAGCGATCTCGTTGCCAAGTGGCTTGAGGAAGCGGGTCTAAAGGTCCACCGCGGCTTGGGAAAAACCGGCGTCGTCGGCACGCTGCAGGTCGGCAACGGCACACGCTCGATCGGCCTTCGCGCCGATATGGACGCGCTCGCTATGCCGGAGATCGCCGACCGTCCCTACAAATCCCGCGAAGCCGGCAAGATGCATGCCTGCGGCCATGATGGTCACACGACAATGCTGCTCGGTGCTGCCCGCCATCTGGCGAAGACGCGCAATTTCTCCGGCACCGTGCACTTCATCTTCCAGCCGGCCGAGGAAGGGCGTGGCGGTGCGAAGCGCATGGTCGAGGACGGGCTGTTTAACCTGTTCCCCTGTGACGCCGTTTACGGCCTGCACAACATGCCGGGTCTCGATCCGGACGAAATGGCGGTCGTGGCCGGCCCGCAGCTCGCCTCATCCGATAGCTGGCGTATCACCTTCCGCGGCGTCGGAACCCACGGTGCCAAGCCGCATCTCGGCCGCGATCCGGTGACGGCCGCCGGCACCTTCCTTGCCTCGCTTCAGTCGATCGTCGGCCGCGTCGTCGATCCCTTGCAGCCGGCCGTCGTCAGCGCCTGCTCGGTGCGGGCCGGCGATCCGAAGGCGCTCAACGTCATCCCCGATATCGTCGAGATTGGCGGCACGGCGCGCGCCTATACGCCCGAAGTGCGCGACCAACTCGAAACGGAGATCGGCCGTCTCGCGCGCGGTACGGCAGAGATGTACGGGATTTCCGTCGACTACGAGTTTGAACGCCGCATTCCGCCCGTCGTCAACGATGCCGATGCCACGGCCCGGGCGTTGAGCGCCGCTCAGGCGGTGTTCGGCAAGAAGACCCGCACGACGTTCCCGCCGTCGACCGCCGGTGACGACTTCGCCTTCTTCGGGCTGGAGGCGCCCGGCTGCTACGTCTGGCTCGGCAATGGCCCCGCCGTCGACGGCGCACTGCATCACAACACCGCCTATGATTTCAACGACGAAGCGATCGGTCCGGGCGCCGCCTTCTGGTCGACCCTGGTGGAGCAGGAACTGGCACAGGCGGAATAA
- a CDS encoding LacI family DNA-binding transcriptional regulator, producing the protein MARSGPKLTRIARTLGVSAATVSNALSGKGRVSAEMVEKIRATAAELGYVPSQAGRALRTGRTGVLGLVLPDIANPLFPQIAQAIELAASSSGYGVLIADSRGDVSTQTKAIERLIDRDVDGLVIVPRRGTRIADVGCPVAVIDTPSTPGNTVAADHWGGGQQIAEHLKALGHRRVLIIGNNPASNVQNDRAGGIRSVFGEGCHTDTLWIEPLEKAAGKGCPLGLADKVAEGYTAFACISDLHALRALTELQRAGIDVPEKASVTGFDDLIWSPVITPALTTARMDMTEIAAVAVAALVKAISERDPSDPEIGAPVTAATSKVPMHLVVRQSAAAPPASQPVHTTVTAATSVTEGGPQP; encoded by the coding sequence TTGGCGCGTTCCGGACCAAAACTAACGAGGATTGCCAGAACGCTGGGCGTCTCCGCGGCGACGGTTTCCAACGCGCTCTCCGGCAAGGGGCGCGTCTCCGCCGAGATGGTGGAAAAAATCCGCGCGACCGCTGCCGAGCTCGGCTATGTGCCGAGCCAGGCGGGCAGGGCGCTGCGCACCGGCCGCACCGGCGTTCTCGGTCTCGTCCTTCCCGATATCGCCAATCCGCTCTTCCCGCAGATCGCTCAGGCAATCGAGCTCGCCGCTTCGTCGTCGGGCTATGGCGTGCTGATCGCCGACTCCCGCGGCGACGTCTCGACCCAGACCAAGGCGATCGAGCGTCTGATCGATCGCGACGTCGATGGCCTCGTGATCGTGCCCAGGCGCGGCACCCGCATCGCCGATGTCGGCTGTCCGGTCGCCGTCATCGATACGCCCTCGACCCCCGGAAACACGGTTGCCGCCGACCATTGGGGTGGCGGCCAGCAGATCGCCGAGCATCTGAAGGCGCTCGGCCACCGCCGGGTGCTGATCATCGGCAACAATCCCGCCTCGAACGTGCAGAACGACCGCGCCGGCGGCATCCGCTCGGTCTTTGGCGAGGGCTGCCATACCGATACGCTCTGGATCGAGCCATTGGAAAAGGCGGCGGGCAAGGGCTGTCCGCTCGGCCTCGCCGATAAGGTGGCCGAAGGCTACACCGCCTTTGCCTGCATCTCCGATCTTCATGCGCTGCGGGCGCTCACCGAATTGCAGCGCGCCGGCATCGATGTGCCGGAAAAGGCAAGCGTCACCGGTTTCGACGACCTGATCTGGTCGCCGGTCATCACGCCGGCGCTGACGACGGCGCGCATGGACATGACCGAGATCGCGGCGGTCGCCGTCGCAGCGCTCGTCAAGGCGATCAGCGAGCGCGACCCGTCCGATCCTGAGATCGGTGCGCCGGTTACGGCGGCGACCTCCAAGGTGCCGATGCACCTGGTCGTCCGGCAATCGGCCGCAGCGCCGCCCGCGTCTCAACCCGTTCATACCACTGTCACCGCAGCCACATCCGTCACCGAAGGAGGACCCCAGCCATGA
- a CDS encoding ABC transporter permease, with protein MTPRIFTPLVLFLVIAFLIGPFFIIVAASLSGGETLAFPPQGFSFKWVAKVFTVESFQESFAISMLLAIGGTAAALVLGVPASYALSRYKLPFGETIRTIVSLPIIVPGIIVGLALLRYIVVPFGLNITLTLFLAHTALVLPYAVRVVSASLNNLRSDIEEAAVLLGSSRAGAFFRVVMPNIRSGILAAFILGFVTSFNQVPVSLFLSGPGVRTLPIDMLSYMEITYDPSVAALSALLAFMSIGIVFLAERFLGFSRYV; from the coding sequence ATGACCCCTCGCATCTTTACGCCGCTCGTCCTCTTCCTGGTGATCGCCTTCCTGATCGGGCCGTTCTTCATCATTGTTGCCGCGTCACTTTCGGGCGGAGAGACGCTGGCCTTCCCGCCGCAGGGCTTCTCGTTCAAGTGGGTCGCCAAAGTCTTCACGGTCGAGAGTTTCCAGGAGAGTTTCGCGATCTCGATGCTGCTCGCGATCGGCGGTACCGCGGCCGCTCTCGTGCTCGGCGTTCCCGCTTCTTACGCGCTGTCGCGCTACAAGCTGCCTTTCGGCGAAACCATCCGCACGATCGTCTCGCTGCCGATCATCGTGCCCGGTATCATCGTCGGCCTGGCGCTCTTGCGTTACATCGTCGTGCCCTTTGGCCTCAACATCACGCTGACGCTGTTTCTCGCCCACACCGCGCTGGTTCTGCCCTATGCGGTACGGGTCGTCTCGGCGAGCCTCAACAACCTGCGCTCCGACATCGAGGAGGCGGCTGTGCTGCTCGGTTCCTCCCGCGCCGGGGCCTTCTTCCGCGTGGTGATGCCGAACATCCGCAGCGGCATCCTCGCCGCCTTCATCCTCGGCTTCGTCACGAGCTTCAACCAGGTGCCGGTATCGCTCTTCCTCTCCGGCCCGGGCGTGCGCACACTGCCGATCGACATGCTCTCCTACATGGAGATCACCTACGATCCGTCGGTCGCCGCCCTCTCCGCGCTGCTCGCCTTCATGTCCATCGGCATCGTCTTTCTTGCCGAACGCTTCCTGGGATTCTCTCGCTATGTCTGA
- a CDS encoding adenine deaminase, with product MDAALRSRAVAAARGAEPFDVLISGGTLVDVVTGELRPADIGLVGSLIASIHEPGARSDAATVIDATGAFVSPGLIDTHMHVESSMVTPATYANAVLPRGVTTVVWDPHEFGNVNGVAGVRWAANASRDLPLRTVLLAPSSVPSAPGLELAGADFDADVIADILSWPEIGGIAEMMNMRGVIDGEARITGIVQAGLAAGKPVNGHARSLAGSDLQAFVTAGVSSDHELVSGDDLLAKLRAGLSIELRGSHDHLLPEFVKTIKALGHLPQTVTLCTDDVFPDDLAHAGGLDDVVRRLVRYGLPAEWALRAATLNGAVRLGRQDLGLVAPGRRADIVLFEDLADFRARTVIVDGKMIADTGRMIEPLSSIAAERLHGTMKIAPLSDDDFRIPADGTKVRVATIDRPRFTQWGEAVAQVEGGFVVPPEGTTLIAVAHRHGRADSRPRVGLLSSWGTWRGAFATTVSHDSHNLTVFGGNKQDMAIAANAVIAAGGGMAVASGGKVDALLPLPLAGLVSETPLEEVADRFAALREAVGRIVDWQPPYLVFKACFGATLACNAGPHQTDRGIADVATGTVMESPILEILEA from the coding sequence ATGGATGCGGCACTCCGCAGCCGGGCAGTGGCCGCAGCACGTGGTGCCGAGCCGTTCGACGTTTTGATTTCGGGCGGCACGCTCGTCGACGTGGTGACAGGAGAGCTTCGTCCGGCCGATATCGGTCTCGTCGGATCGTTAATCGCAAGCATCCACGAACCGGGCGCGCGTTCCGATGCGGCAACCGTAATCGATGCGACGGGCGCTTTCGTTTCGCCCGGCCTGATCGACACGCACATGCATGTCGAAAGCTCCATGGTGACGCCGGCGACCTATGCCAATGCGGTGCTGCCGCGTGGCGTGACGACCGTCGTCTGGGATCCGCATGAGTTCGGCAATGTCAACGGTGTGGCCGGCGTGCGCTGGGCCGCAAACGCAAGTCGCGATCTGCCGTTGCGCACGGTGCTGCTGGCACCGTCGAGCGTGCCGTCAGCACCCGGCCTGGAGCTGGCCGGTGCCGATTTCGACGCCGACGTGATCGCCGACATTTTGAGCTGGCCGGAAATCGGCGGTATCGCCGAAATGATGAACATGCGCGGCGTCATCGACGGCGAAGCGCGCATCACCGGGATCGTCCAGGCGGGGCTTGCCGCCGGCAAGCCGGTCAACGGCCATGCGCGCAGTCTTGCCGGCTCTGATCTCCAGGCCTTCGTGACGGCCGGCGTCAGCTCCGACCATGAGCTCGTCTCGGGCGACGATCTCTTGGCAAAGCTCCGGGCCGGTCTGTCGATCGAACTGCGCGGCTCGCACGATCATCTGCTGCCGGAATTCGTCAAGACGATCAAGGCTCTGGGCCATCTTCCTCAGACGGTAACGCTTTGCACTGATGACGTCTTCCCGGACGATCTTGCCCATGCCGGCGGTCTCGACGACGTCGTTCGTCGACTTGTTCGCTATGGCCTGCCCGCCGAATGGGCGCTTCGGGCAGCAACGCTGAACGGCGCCGTGCGCCTCGGCCGTCAAGATCTCGGGCTCGTTGCGCCGGGCCGCCGGGCGGATATCGTGCTCTTCGAGGATCTCGCTGATTTCCGTGCGCGCACCGTCATTGTCGATGGCAAAATGATTGCAGATACCGGACGGATGATCGAGCCGCTGAGCAGCATCGCCGCCGAGAGGCTGCACGGCACGATGAAAATCGCGCCGCTTTCGGATGACGATTTCCGCATTCCTGCCGACGGCACCAAGGTCCGCGTCGCGACCATCGACCGGCCGCGCTTCACCCAGTGGGGCGAAGCCGTTGCTCAGGTCGAGGGCGGCTTCGTCGTTCCTCCTGAGGGCACGACTCTGATCGCCGTCGCGCATCGCCATGGGCGCGCCGACAGTCGACCGCGCGTTGGTCTGTTGTCGAGCTGGGGCACCTGGCGCGGCGCCTTTGCGACCACGGTTTCGCATGACAGCCACAACCTCACGGTCTTCGGCGGCAATAAGCAGGATATGGCGATCGCGGCCAATGCGGTGATTGCTGCCGGCGGCGGCATGGCCGTCGCGTCCGGTGGCAAGGTCGATGCGCTCCTGCCGCTGCCGCTCGCCGGGCTGGTTTCCGAGACGCCGTTGGAAGAGGTGGCGGATCGCTTTGCAGCACTCCGCGAAGCGGTCGGCCGCATCGTCGACTGGCAGCCGCCATACCTGGTCTTCAAGGCCTGCTTCGGCGCGACGCTTGCCTGCAACGCCGGCCCGCACCAGACCGATCGCGGCATCGCCGACGTGGCGACGGGCACGGTCATGGAAAGCCCGATCCTGGAGATCCTTGAAGCCTGA
- a CDS encoding ABC transporter substrate-binding protein, with the protein MTGTIIGFGKTTGQARRARGTTLAAATLALALASSTAVFAEDAKFDPNASITIGSLYEPQNLDNTAGAGQGINEAFNGNVYEALFTLTDAGDVQPGLVAEQSVSDDGLTYTFKLRPGVTFHSGDPLTAADVKYSIERVTAEQSKSSRKKSLATISAIETPDDQTVVVKLSARSISLPYNLSYVWIVNDAAKDLNAGEDGTGPYRLDEWRRGSSLALVRNDKYWGTAPTNGEVVFQYFTDATALNNALLTGAVDIVTSVQSPDSIAQFKDNPDFTVTAGQSTTKELLAFNDRVAPFDNVKVRKAIARAIDDKKLLTSIWGEYGTLIGSFVPPTDPWYVDLTAVDAYDVESAKALLKEAGFADGFTFKLDTPNYDPHPIVAQFIQSELAKVNIKVEINVITANEWYTKVYKAHDFQATLQEHVNHRDIVFYGNPDFYWGYNNPKVVDLIKASEAAANTDEQTAKLKEANTIIAEDAASNWLYLYPQIVVSNSAVTGYPVNGLNSQFFAFGIKKSEQ; encoded by the coding sequence ATGACTGGCACTATCATCGGCTTTGGCAAGACCACGGGACAGGCCCGCCGGGCGCGCGGCACAACCTTGGCAGCCGCCACGCTCGCACTGGCTCTTGCGTCGAGCACGGCCGTCTTCGCCGAGGACGCGAAGTTCGATCCCAACGCCTCGATCACCATCGGCTCGCTTTATGAGCCGCAGAACCTCGATAACACTGCCGGCGCCGGCCAGGGCATCAACGAAGCCTTCAACGGCAATGTCTATGAGGCGCTGTTCACGCTGACCGACGCAGGCGACGTTCAGCCGGGTCTCGTGGCTGAGCAGAGCGTCAGCGACGATGGCCTCACCTACACTTTCAAGCTTCGCCCCGGCGTCACCTTCCACTCCGGCGATCCTCTGACGGCCGCCGACGTCAAGTACAGCATCGAGCGCGTAACGGCCGAGCAATCCAAGAGCTCGCGCAAGAAGAGCCTTGCAACCATCAGCGCCATCGAAACGCCCGATGACCAGACGGTCGTCGTCAAGCTGTCCGCCCGCTCGATCTCGTTGCCCTACAATCTGAGCTATGTCTGGATCGTCAACGATGCAGCCAAGGATCTGAACGCGGGCGAAGACGGCACCGGCCCCTATCGCCTCGACGAATGGCGCCGCGGTTCGTCGCTGGCGCTCGTCCGCAACGACAAGTACTGGGGCACGGCGCCGACCAATGGCGAAGTCGTCTTCCAATATTTCACCGATGCGACCGCGCTCAACAATGCGCTATTGACCGGCGCCGTCGACATCGTCACCAGCGTCCAGAGCCCGGACTCCATTGCCCAATTCAAGGACAATCCTGACTTCACGGTCACTGCAGGCCAGTCGACGACCAAGGAACTGCTCGCGTTCAACGACCGCGTCGCCCCCTTCGACAACGTCAAGGTCCGCAAGGCGATCGCCCGTGCCATCGACGACAAGAAGCTTCTGACCTCGATCTGGGGCGAATACGGCACCCTGATCGGCTCCTTTGTTCCGCCGACCGATCCCTGGTACGTGGACCTGACCGCCGTCGACGCCTATGACGTCGAGAGCGCCAAGGCGCTCTTGAAGGAAGCGGGCTTTGCCGATGGCTTCACCTTCAAGCTCGATACGCCGAACTACGATCCGCACCCGATCGTCGCGCAGTTCATCCAGAGCGAACTCGCAAAGGTCAACATCAAGGTCGAGATCAACGTGATCACCGCCAACGAGTGGTACACCAAGGTCTACAAGGCGCATGACTTCCAGGCCACGCTGCAGGAGCACGTCAATCACCGCGACATCGTCTTCTACGGCAATCCGGATTTCTACTGGGGTTACAACAATCCCAAGGTCGTCGATCTGATCAAGGCGTCGGAGGCCGCCGCCAACACCGACGAGCAGACGGCGAAGCTGAAGGAAGCCAACACGATCATCGCCGAGGATGCGGCCAGCAACTGGCTCTATCTCTACCCGCAGATCGTTGTCTCGAACTCGGCCGTGACCGGTTACCCGGTGAATGGACTGAACTCGCAATTCTTCGCCTTCGGCATCAAGAAGAGCGAGCAGTAA
- a CDS encoding PotD/PotF family extracellular solute-binding protein, translated as MKKFLLASSALLLVTANAASAQEKTLTISVYGFAQDAFKELVYTPFEQKCDCKLVVETGNSVERLAKMEANKASPVVDMAVVSMADALSATRADLIEKIDTSKLQNFNKLYDLAKDPNGDGMSVGYTFYATSIVYRSDKMEVNSWADLLSEKNASHVAFPNVTTNQGPPALYMVGEAIGKNTPDLKEAIAAVGAKKDEIVTFYVKSSQLVQLMQQEEIWAAPIGRFSWEGFTKLGLPIKWATPKEGQTGGMNVMVLTKGGKNQDLALQFMDFWLSTEVQTALAEKLVDSPANKDVKVSPEIAENLTYGEETVKNLKLIPSAVALDNREAWLSEWNAQVGQ; from the coding sequence ATGAAAAAGTTCCTGCTCGCCTCAAGCGCGCTCTTGCTCGTTACCGCCAACGCCGCATCTGCCCAGGAAAAGACGCTCACCATTTCCGTCTACGGCTTTGCCCAGGACGCCTTCAAGGAACTGGTCTACACGCCGTTCGAACAGAAGTGCGACTGCAAGCTCGTCGTCGAAACCGGCAACAGCGTCGAGCGCCTGGCCAAGATGGAAGCCAACAAGGCGAGCCCGGTCGTCGACATGGCCGTCGTGTCTATGGCTGACGCGCTTTCGGCCACCCGGGCCGATCTGATCGAAAAGATCGACACCTCGAAGCTCCAGAACTTCAACAAGCTCTACGACCTCGCCAAGGATCCGAACGGCGACGGCATGAGCGTCGGCTACACCTTCTACGCCACGTCGATCGTCTACCGCTCGGACAAGATGGAAGTGAACTCCTGGGCCGACCTCCTGAGCGAGAAGAACGCCAGCCACGTGGCGTTCCCGAACGTCACCACCAACCAGGGCCCGCCGGCGCTCTACATGGTCGGCGAAGCCATCGGCAAGAACACGCCTGACCTCAAGGAGGCGATTGCCGCCGTCGGCGCCAAAAAGGACGAGATCGTCACCTTCTACGTCAAGTCCTCGCAGTTGGTGCAGCTGATGCAGCAGGAAGAAATCTGGGCCGCCCCGATCGGTCGTTTCTCCTGGGAAGGCTTCACCAAGCTCGGCCTGCCGATCAAGTGGGCAACGCCTAAGGAAGGCCAGACCGGCGGCATGAACGTGATGGTGCTGACCAAGGGCGGCAAGAACCAGGATCTCGCACTTCAGTTCATGGACTTCTGGCTCTCGACCGAAGTTCAGACCGCACTTGCCGAAAAGCTGGTCGACAGCCCGGCCAACAAGGACGTGAAGGTCTCGCCCGAGATCGCCGAAAACCTGACCTACGGCGAAGAGACCGTGAAGAATCTCAAGCTGATCCCGTCGGCCGTCGCCCTCGACAACCGCGAAGCGTGGCTGTCGGAGTGGAACGCCCAGGTCGGCCAGTAA